The following are encoded together in the Neomonachus schauinslandi chromosome 15, ASM220157v2, whole genome shotgun sequence genome:
- the GALR2 gene encoding galanin receptor type 2 produces the protein MNGSGGPGAEDASEAGGRDSWQPEAVIVPMLFALIFLVGTVGNALVLAVLLRGGQAVSTTNLFILNLGVADLCFIVCCVPFQATIYTLDGWVFGSLLCKAVHFLIFLTMYASSFTLAAVSLDRYLAIRYPLHSRELRTPRNALAAIGLIWGLSLLFSGPYLSYYRQSQLANLTVCHPAWSAPRRRAMDLCTFVFSYLLPMLVLGLTYARTLRYLWRTVDPVAAGSSARRAKRKVTRMIIIVAALFCLCWMPHHALILCVWFGRFPLTPATYALRILSHLVSYANSCVNPIVYALVSKHFRKGFRKICAGLLRRAPRRASGRVCISAPGTRGSSVLERESTDVTHVSEAAGTSAPVLATLGSPALSLVPGPSWRDQNAPSGIPTVNAT, from the exons ATGAATGGCTCGGGTGGCCCCGGGGCCGAGGACGCGAGTGAGGCGGGCGGCAGGGACAGCTGGCAGCCCGAGGCCGTTATCGTGCCCATGCTGTTCGCGCTCATCTTCTTGGTGGGCACCGTGGGCAACGCGCTGGTGCTGGCCGTGCTGCTGCGCGGCGGCCAGGCGGTCAGCACCACCAATTTGTTCATCCTCAACCTGGGCGTGGCCGACCTGTGTTTCATCGTGTGCTGCGTGCCCTTCCAGGCCACCATCTACACCCTGGACGGCTGGGTGTTCGGCTCGCTGCTCTGCAAGGCCGTGCACTTCCTCATCTTCCTCACCATGTACGCCAGCAGCTTCACGCTGGCCGCCGTCTCCCTGGACAG GTACCTGGCCATCCGCTACCCGCTGCACTCCCGCGAGCTGCGCACGCCTCGCAACGCGCTGGCTGCCATCGGGCTCATCTGGGGGCTGTCGCTGCTCTTCTCCGGACCCTACCTGAGTTACTACCGCCAGTCGCAGTTGGCCAACCTGACTGTGTGCCACCCGGCGTGGAGCGCGCCTCGTCGCCGCGCCATGGACCTCTGCACCTTTGTCTTCAGCTACCTGCTGCCCATGCTGGTGCTCGGCCTGACCTACGCGCGCACCCTGCGCTACCTCTGGCGCACCGTTGACCCGGTGGCCGCCGGCTCCAGCGCCCGGCGCGCCAAGCGCAAGGTGACGCGCATGATCATCATCGTGGCTGCGCTCTTCTGCCTCTGTTGGATGCCTCACCACGCGCTTATCCTCTGCGTGTGGTTCGGTCGCTTCCCGCTGACGCCCGCCACCTACGCGCTGCGCATCCTCTCGCACCTGGTGTCCTACGCCAACTCCTGTGTCAACCCCATCGTCTACGCGCTGGTCTCTAAGCACTTCCGCAAGGGCTTCCGCAAGATCTGCGCGGGTCTGCTACGCCGTGCCCCACGTAGAGCCTCAGGCCGCGTGTGCATCTCGGCGCCGGGCACCCGCGGCAGCAGCGTGCTGGAGCGCGAGTCCACTGACGTGACGCACGTGAGCGAGGCGGCCGGGACCTCCGCTCCTGTGCTGGCGACACTCGGCAGCCCGGCCTTGAGCCTGGTACCCGGCCCGTCCTGGCGGGACCAAAATGCCCCCAGTGGCATCCCGACAGTTAATGCGACCTGA